A genomic segment from bacterium encodes:
- a CDS encoding HD domain-containing protein, which translates to MERDEALKLVKQSVKNKNLVKHMLATEAVMGALAERFGEEVRNWGLAGLLHDIDYDETASDFARHGFMSAKILEEKGVDDAILHAIKAHPGHIPAETRMAKALYAVDPLTGLIVAAALIHPDKKLGSIDGQFVLNRFKEKQFARGANREQIKTCDRLGMTLQEFVEVALSAMQGISKELGL; encoded by the coding sequence ATGGAGCGCGACGAGGCACTCAAACTTGTTAAACAGAGCGTCAAGAACAAGAATCTCGTGAAACACATGCTGGCGACCGAGGCGGTAATGGGGGCGTTGGCCGAGCGATTCGGCGAGGAGGTGAGGAATTGGGGCCTTGCGGGCCTTCTCCACGACATCGATTACGACGAGACGGCCAGTGATTTTGCGAGGCACGGGTTTATGTCGGCTAAGATTCTTGAAGAGAAAGGCGTTGATGATGCGATTCTTCATGCGATCAAGGCGCATCCGGGCCACATCCCAGCCGAGACGAGGATGGCAAAGGCGCTTTACGCGGTGGACCCGCTGACAGGGCTGATCGTTGCGGCAGCGTTGATACATCCGGACAAGAAGCTCGGTTCAATCGACGGGCAGTTCGTTCTGAATCGCTTCAAGGAGAAGCAATTTGCGAGGGGAGCCAATCGCGAGCAGATCAAAACCTGCGATCGGCTCGGAATGACGCTTCAGGAGTTCGTTGAGGTGGCACTTTCGGCGATGCAGGGCATAAGCAAGGAGCTGGGCTTGTAG